One genomic region from Vibrio cyclitrophicus encodes:
- the rfaH gene encoding transcription/translation regulatory transformer protein RfaH, with product MKRWYLLYCKRGDQKRAQLHLENQGVECFYPQVEVEKVVRGKEKQVKEPLFPSYIFVRFDYEQGPSFTTVRSTRGVVDFIKFGSRPHEVQGDLVFELKEFEKCFSDDTEDCCIEFESGQVVKIKSGQFAGIEAIYHQKDGEARSIMLVKMISQVVPVSIENEALQAQA from the coding sequence ATGAAACGTTGGTATTTACTTTACTGTAAGCGTGGTGATCAAAAACGCGCGCAGTTGCACTTAGAAAATCAAGGGGTGGAGTGTTTTTATCCCCAAGTAGAAGTTGAAAAGGTTGTTCGAGGGAAAGAAAAGCAGGTCAAAGAACCGTTATTTCCATCTTACATCTTTGTTCGCTTTGATTATGAGCAAGGCCCAAGTTTTACGACGGTTCGCTCTACTCGTGGTGTTGTCGACTTTATTAAATTCGGATCTAGGCCACATGAAGTACAAGGTGATTTAGTGTTTGAGCTTAAAGAGTTCGAGAAATGTTTTAGTGACGATACTGAAGACTGTTGTATTGAGTTTGAATCAGGGCAAGTCGTGAAAATTAAGAGTGGTCAGTTTGCTGGTATTGAGGCTATCTATCATCAAAAAGATGGTGAGGCGCGTTCTATCATGTTAGTTAAGATGATCAGTCAAGTGGTACCTGTCAGTATTGAGAACGAGGCACTTCAAGCCCAAGCATAA